A genomic stretch from Juglans microcarpa x Juglans regia isolate MS1-56 chromosome 3S, Jm3101_v1.0, whole genome shotgun sequence includes:
- the LOC121257412 gene encoding aspartokinase 2, chloroplastic-like, translating into MAASLHAHGLKFSSHRFMNRLGFSNSVASRSRLFCEKIGDSSRRRAATMKLVKVGAKNGGGVQAVLKENVIGNQFFGGNAEGFTCVMKFGGSSVASAERMKEIATLILSFPEERPVVVLSAIGKTTNKLLVAGEKAVSCGVSNASEIEELGSVKELHLRTVEELGVDRSVVSALLEELEQLLKGIAMMKELTPRTKDYLVSFGECMSTRIFAAHLNKIGIKARQYDAFDVGFITTDDFTNADILEATYPAVAKRLHGDWVKDPAIPVVTGFLGKGWKSCAVTTLGRGGSDLTATTIGKALGLQEIQVWKDVDGVLTCDPTIYPRAEPVPYLTFDEAEELACFGAQVLHPQSMRPAREGDIPVRVKNSYNPQAPGTLITKTRDMSKAELTSIVLKQNVTMVDIVSTRMLGQVGFLAKVFSIFEGLGISVDAVATSEVSVSLTLDPSKLWSRELIQQASELERVVEELEKVAEVNLLQYRSIISLVGNAQRSSLMLEKVFRVLQSNGVNVQMISQGASKVNISLIVNDSEAEQCVKALHRYFFESDGAVHLNRLLDGEHRNGSALPLRVEKH; encoded by the exons ATGGCGGCTTCGTTGCACGCACACGGTCTCAAATTTTCGAGTCACAGATTCATGAACCGGCTCGGATTCTCGAATTCCGTTGCTTCGCGTTCTAGATTGTTCTGTGAGAAAATTGGTGATTCTTCTAGGAGGAGAGCGGCCACGATGAAGCTAGTAAAAGTCGGTGCCAAGAATGGAGGAGGAGTGCAGGCTGTGCTTAAAGAAAACGTGATAGGGAATCAATTTTTTGGTGGAAATGCGGAGGGTTTCACGTGTGTGATGAAGTTCGGTGGATCGTCCGTGGCGTCGGCGGAGAGGATGAAAGAGATCGCCACTCTTATTCTCAGTTTTCCAGAGGAACGGCCCGTCGTTGTTCTCTCTGCTATAGGAAAAACTACTAACAAACTGCTTGTG GCCGGAGAGAAGGCTGTCAGTTGTGGAGTCTCTAATGCTTCGGAAATCGAGGAATTGGGATCTGTAAAGGAGCTGCATCTTAG gaCGGTAGAAGAACTTGGTGTTGATCGCTCTGTGGTCTCTG CTCTCTTGGAAGAACTAGAGCAACTTCTGAAAGGAATAGCTATGATGAAGGAGTTAACACCTCGCACGAAAGACTACTTGGTTTCATTTGGCGAGTGCATGTCCACGAGAATCTTTGCTGCTCATCTGAATAAAATCGGTATTAAAGCACGCCAA TACGACGCATTTGATGTTGGTTTTATAACCACAGACGATTTCACGAATGCAGACATCTTGGAAGCAACTTACCCAGCTGTTGCCAAGAGATTACATGGTGATTGGGTTAAGGATCCTGCAATTCCCGTTGTTACCGGCTTCCTTGGGAAG GGCTGGAAATCTTGTGCGGTTACCACCTTGGGTAGGGGCGGTAGTGATTTGACAGCTACAACCATTGGCAAAGCTTTAGGCTTGCAGGAAATTCAG GTGTGGAAAGATGTTGATGGCGTCTTGACCTGTGACCCTACCATTTATCCACGTGCTGAACCTGTACCTTATTTGACATTTGACGAGGCAGAGGAGCTTGCATGCTTTGGTGCTCAG GTACTACACCCACAATCCATGAGACCAGCCAGAGAGGGTGATATCCCTGTTAGGGTCAAGAATTCATACAACCCTCAAGCTCCCGGCACCCTCATTACTAAAACAAGAGATATGAGCAAG GCTGAGCTGACCAGCATAGTTTTAAAGCAGAATGTTACCATGGTGGATATCGTCAGTACCCGCATGCTCGGTCAAGTCGGGTTCCTTGCAAAG GTGTTCTCAATATTCGAAGGTTTGGGCATATCTGTGGACGCTGTGGCTACTAGTGAAGTTAGTGTATCTTTGACATTAGATCCTTCTAAACTTTGGAGCAGAGAACTGATCCAGCAGGCAAGT GAACTTGAACGTGTAGTGGAAGAGCTTGAGAAAGTTGCAGAGGTGAATCTCCTGCAATATAGATCAATCATCTCTCTCGTTGGCAATGCTCAGCGTTCCTCGTTGATGCTTGAGAAG GTATTTCGTGTTCTACAAAGCAATGGAGTTAATGTTCAGATGATATCACAAGGGGCGTCAAAG GTGAATATTTCATTGATAGTAAATGATAGTGAAGCTGAACAATGTGTGAAGGCCCTTCACCGCTACTTTTTCGAGAGCGATGGTGCTGTGCATCTGAACCGATTATTGGATGGTGAACACAGGAATGGCTCGGCTCTACCATTGCGGGTAGAAAAGCATTGA
- the LOC121257411 gene encoding auxin response factor 2B-like, protein MASSSVPVADSEEDALYKELWHACAGPLVTVPLQGELVFYFPQGHIEQVEASMNQVAEQQMPAYDLPEKILCRVLNVQLKAEPDTDEVYAQVTLVPELQQGENSVEEKGTSASSHPRPRVYSFCKTLTASDTSTHGGFSVLRRHADECLPPLDMSKQPPTQELVTTDLHGNEWRFRHIFRGQPRRHLLQSGWSLFVSSKKLAAGDAFIFLRGETGELRVGVRRAMRHGSNIPSSVISSHSMHIGVLATAWHAVNTSTMFTVYYKPRTSPAAFIVPFDKYMDSVKNNCAIGMKFKMRFEGEDAPEQRFSGTVIGTEDADSVRWPGSKWRCLKVRWDETSPIHRPERVSPWNIELALTPTLDAHPVCRSKRPRGNMVSSSTDSFVPTREGLPKFSVDLSPEKGLLKTLQDQAISTMGLGGGVCAENNESDTTQNPPLWTQTQGKNQTESSFGERVGPDDSAPKMMHEMNYRSPVSRSLTPYGFHWPFIDQNSDNADRLKKRVLDQNQKSNLFTFSQSMLHPSFNMTECGIQHPAPAVEQHPVNRLLPLLPPTSIEDSPCTSLMKQQPLFLQKEEMKSKGDGSCKLFGISLISSHLATEPATPHENFMHRTEGQIASPSDQLQDLVSDPGSQKAVCRISSEISIKDDERMRSFQASERLSRNVQDRLQSSSTGSFIKVHKLGVPVGQSVDLTKFDDYNGLMAELDHMFELNGELIAPNKRWMVVFTDNEGDMMLVGDDPWQEFCSMVREIFIYTREEVQKMRPQPLNPKVNQISPVARRKMGSK, encoded by the exons ATGGCGTCTTCGAGTGTCCCGGTGGCTG ATTCGGAGGAGGATGCGCTATACAAGGAGCTGTGGCATGCATGTGCGGGACCTCTGGTCACGGTGCCTCTCCAGGGGGAGCTAGTTTTCTATTTTCCTCAGGGTCACATCGAGCAG GTGGAGGCTTCGATGAATCAAGTGGCTGAGCAGCAGATGCCAGCTTATGATCTTCCAGAGAAAATTCTCTGTCGCGTTCTCAATGTTCAATTGAAG GCTGAACCAGACACCGATGAAGTGTATGCTCAAGTGACTTTGGTTCCTGAACTCCAA CAAGGCGAGAACTCGGTGGAGGAGAAGGGTACTTCGGCTTCTTCCCATCCTCGGCCTCGTGTATATTCCTTTTGTAAGACGCTTACGGCCTCCGATACAAGCACTCATGGTGGTTTCTCGGTGTTGAGACGCCATGCCGATGAATGCCTACCTCCACTG GACATGTCCAAGCAACCTCCGACTCAGGAGTTGGTTACCACGGATTTGCATGGAAATGAATGGCGTTTTCGTCATATTTTTCGAG GTCAACCAAGGAGGCATCTTCTTCAGAGTGGATGGAGTCTTTTCGTCAGCTCCAAAAAGCTTGCTGCTGGGGATGCTTTTATCTTCTTGAG AGGTGAAACTGGGGAACTTCGTGTGGGGGTAAGAAGAGCAATGAGGCACGGAAGTAATATTCCGTCTTCTGTCATATCTAGTCACAGTATGCATATTGGTGTCCTTGCAACAGCGTGGCACGCTGTTAATACGAGTACCATGTTCACTGTCTACTACAAGCCAAG GACTAGCCCAGCTGCATTTATTGTACCCTTTGATAAATATATGGACTCTGTCAAGAACAACTGTGCTATAGGGATGAAGTTCAAGATGAGGTTTGAGGGTGAAGACGCTCCAGAACAGAG ATTCTCTGGCACGGTGATTGGAACCGAGGATGCCGATTCTGTAAGGTGGCCGGGATCAAAATGGAGATGCCTGAAG GTTCGATGGGATGAAACTTCTCCCATCCATCGTCCAGAAAGAGTTTCCCCTTGGAATATAGAACTTGCTTTGACTCCTACTCTGGATGCCCATCCAGTGTGCCGATCAAAGAGGCCTCGTGGGAACATGGTATCGTCATCTACTGATTCCTTTGTTCCTACAAGGGAAG GTTTGCCTAAATTTAGTGTTGACCTTTCACCAGAGAAAGGGTTATTAAAGACCCTGCAAGATCAGGCAATATCAACCATGGGATTGGGAGGTGGTGTCTGTGCTGAGAATAATGAGTCAGACACTACACAAAACCCCCCTTTATGGACTCAGACACAGGGTAAGAATCAAACTGAATCGAGTTTTGGTGAAAGAGTGGGGCCAGATGACAGTGCCCCTAAAATGATGCATGAGATGAACTATAGAAGTCCAGTATCACGCTCTCTGACTCCTTACGGGTTCCATTGGCCCTTTATTGATCAAAATTCTGATAATGCGGATCGATTGAAGAAGCGTGTTTTAGATCAgaatcaaaaatcaaatttatttacattttccCAGTCCATGTTGCATCCCTCATTTAATATGACGGAATGTGGCATACAACATCCTGCACCAGCAGTTGAGCAGCATCCGGTTAATAGGTTGTTACCTCTGCTGCCACCTACAAGTATCGAGGATTCTCCCTGTACATCACTGATGAAACAACAGCCTCTGTTtttgcaaaaagaagaaatgaaatccAAGGGAGATGGCAGTTGCAAACTCTTTGGTATATCACTCATTAGTAGTCATTTGGCCACAGAACCAGCCACACCACATGAAAATTTCATGCATAGGACAGAAGGGCAAATTGCTTCTCCATCAGATCAGCTGCAAGATTTGGTGTCGGACCCAGGGTCGCAGAAAGCTGTGTGCCGAATTTCTTCAGAGATATCAATTAAAGATGATGAACGAATGAGGTCTTTTCAAGCCTCTGAGCGGCTTTCTAGAAATGTCCAGGACAGGCTTCAGAGCAGTTCAACCGGATCTTTTATCAAG GTTCACAAGCTGGGGGTTCCTGTTGGGCAGTCTGTGGACCTCACCAAGTTTGATGACTACAATGGATTGATGGCTGAGTTGGATCATATGTTTGAGTTGAACGGTGAATTAATTGCTCCCAATAAGAGGTGGATGGTGGTTTTTACTGATAATGAGGGTGATATGATGCTTGTTGGAGATGATCCCTGGCA AGAGTTCTGTAGCATGGTCCGTGAGATCTTTATCTATACTCGAGAGGAGGTTCAGAAGATGCGACCACAACCCTTGAATCCCAAAGTCAATCAGATCTCACCAGTTGCACGCCGAAAGATGGGTTCAAAATAA